The following coding sequences lie in one Sedimentibacter sp. MB35-C1 genomic window:
- a CDS encoding AraC family transcriptional regulator — protein MEWIERLNKAINYIEDNISEEISYEQAAKIACCSTYHFQRMFSYMAGVPLSEYIRRRRMSLAAVDLQGKDEKIIDVALKYGYSSPTAFNRAFKAIHGIAPSSLKKDGVTMKSYPPISFKITVKGVEELNYRIEEKESFRIVGVSHPLNKEIEKNFAIVPQMWHTAAMDGTISKLAAMMNNQPMGLLGVSLCNDCEEWKYFIAVSSTTEIDETLEEYIVPESTWAIFVGSGTNISIQELEQRIITEWLPTSGYEYANAPDIEVYLNPDPNNAQYEVWIPVTKK, from the coding sequence ATGGAATGGATAGAGCGTCTAAACAAAGCAATAAACTACATCGAAGATAATATTTCAGAAGAAATCAGTTATGAGCAAGCGGCGAAGATAGCTTGTTGTTCTACATATCATTTTCAAAGAATGTTTTCGTATATGGCTGGTGTTCCTCTTTCAGAGTACATTAGGCGCAGGCGTATGTCGTTAGCTGCTGTTGATTTACAAGGTAAAGATGAAAAGATTATTGATGTTGCACTTAAATATGGTTATTCTTCGCCAACGGCATTTAATCGTGCATTTAAAGCCATACATGGAATAGCTCCATCATCATTAAAAAAGGATGGTGTAACAATGAAATCATATCCGCCTATAAGCTTCAAAATTACCGTTAAAGGAGTAGAGGAATTGAACTATCGAATTGAAGAAAAAGAATCATTTAGAATTGTGGGAGTTTCTCATCCGCTAAATAAAGAAATTGAGAAAAATTTTGCAATTGTTCCGCAAATGTGGCATACAGCAGCAATGGATGGTACCATCTCTAAATTGGCTGCCATGATGAATAATCAACCTATGGGACTTTTGGGAGTAAGTTTATGCAATGATTGTGAAGAGTGGAAATATTTTATTGCAGTTTCAAGCACGACTGAGATTGATGAAACTTTAGAAGAATACATAGTGCCTGAATCTACTTGGGCAATATTTGTTGGTAGCGGAACAAATATATCAATTCAAGAGTTAGAGCAGCGTATTATAACAGAATGGCTTCCTACTTCAGGATATGAGTATGCAAATGCCCCGGATATTGAAGTTTATCTAAATCCTGACCCTAATAATGCTCAATATGAAGTGTGGATACCTGTTACAAAAAAATAA
- the hypE gene encoding hydrogenase expression/formation protein HypE, whose protein sequence is MNQRIMLRHGDGGLLTNNLIRDIFYKYFDNEILTGYQDSAIFQMKAGRLAFTTDSFVVKPIFFPGGDIGKLAVCGTVNDLTSAGAVPLYLSAGFVIEEGFEIEKLDLIASSMSSICKKAGVKIVAGDTKVVEKGSADGIYINTSGIGKVHKFFNPRKITSGDEIILTGTVGEHGTAILLKRYELGLKGDFTSDCNPLSEIVSVLGDGIKHVKLMRDPTRGGVANALCEISDSYNIGAIIEEEKLQIRPAVKSVHELLGTDPLYFACEGRMILVVEKGFGTKILNCINMLDDCQNSQIIGKFDDLYSKVCVRTWLGGERILAILENQMISRIC, encoded by the coding sequence TTGAATCAACGAATTATGCTTCGACACGGCGACGGAGGCCTATTAACAAATAATCTAATCAGGGATATTTTTTATAAGTATTTTGACAATGAAATTCTTACAGGATATCAAGATTCTGCTATTTTTCAAATGAAGGCAGGACGGCTTGCGTTTACCACAGACAGCTTTGTGGTAAAGCCAATTTTTTTCCCGGGCGGAGATATCGGAAAGCTCGCCGTATGCGGGACAGTCAATGATCTGACATCGGCAGGAGCGGTTCCTCTGTATCTCAGTGCGGGTTTTGTCATAGAAGAAGGGTTTGAAATTGAAAAACTGGATTTGATTGCTTCATCTATGAGCAGTATTTGTAAAAAAGCCGGAGTCAAAATTGTGGCTGGGGATACTAAAGTGGTGGAAAAAGGGTCGGCAGACGGAATCTATATCAATACCTCTGGTATTGGAAAAGTACATAAATTTTTTAACCCAAGAAAAATAACATCAGGTGATGAGATTATACTTACGGGAACTGTAGGCGAACATGGGACCGCAATTTTACTTAAAAGATATGAGCTTGGTTTAAAGGGAGACTTTACAAGTGACTGCAATCCTCTTTCAGAGATTGTTTCTGTTCTTGGCGATGGTATTAAGCATGTGAAGCTTATGCGAGACCCTACCCGTGGAGGTGTTGCAAATGCGCTTTGCGAAATATCCGACAGTTATAATATTGGAGCTATAATAGAAGAGGAGAAGTTACAAATAAGACCGGCTGTTAAATCTGTCCATGAACTTCTGGGTACAGATCCCCTATACTTTGCCTGTGAGGGCAGGATGATACTCGTTGTTGAAAAAGGGTTTGGTACAAAAATCCTTAATTGTATTAATATGTTAGATGATTGCCAAAACTCACAAATAATTGGAAAATTTGATGATTTATACAGTAAGGTATGTGTAAGGACGTGGCTCGGAGGGGAACGGATACTTGCTATACTTGAGAATCAAATGATATCGAGAATTTGCTGA
- the hypD gene encoding hydrogenase formation protein HypD → MIEEDKLLIGKTVEKINKTITEDIRIMEICGTHTHQIARFGIKKILSPKIRLVSGPGCPVCVTEAGYIDALIKLLNYENVVVASFGDLLRVSGSCGNLEEQITLGKKVVTVYSPEDVLNLAQRRKGENIVFAAVGFETTAPLYAALIKMARKQKINNLFLLTSLKRMEPVIRFILEKGSVNFDAMLCPGHVAAITGTAPFLPITTVYNMPAVICGFEAMDIIASISILCRQLTGEVPVQLMNTYKRCVCDAGNTLALHLINEVFQISDANWRGIGIIIDSAFTINSDFEEYDALKKFNIEIQSSPNVFLNQCDCGKVLIGEKTPDMCVNFGRKCSPEHPIGPCMVSSEGACAAYYRYGGNKV, encoded by the coding sequence ATGATAGAAGAAGATAAACTGTTAATTGGAAAAACTGTTGAAAAAATTAACAAAACTATTACCGAAGATATTCGCATAATGGAAATTTGCGGCACACATACACATCAAATTGCCAGATTTGGAATCAAAAAAATTCTTTCTCCAAAAATCCGCCTTGTTTCAGGGCCCGGCTGCCCGGTATGTGTAACTGAAGCAGGTTATATTGATGCGCTAATAAAGCTATTAAACTATGAAAATGTTGTAGTAGCTTCATTTGGAGATCTTTTGAGAGTCAGCGGTTCATGCGGCAACTTGGAAGAACAGATCACTTTAGGGAAAAAGGTGGTAACAGTCTATTCACCTGAAGATGTGCTTAATCTTGCACAAAGGCGAAAAGGTGAAAATATTGTATTTGCAGCGGTTGGCTTTGAAACTACAGCACCTTTGTACGCAGCATTAATTAAAATGGCGCGGAAACAAAAAATTAATAATTTATTTCTGCTAACGTCACTTAAGCGAATGGAGCCTGTAATAAGATTTATTTTGGAAAAAGGCAGCGTTAATTTTGATGCAATGCTTTGTCCCGGCCATGTTGCTGCCATAACTGGCACAGCTCCTTTTTTGCCAATAACCACTGTTTATAATATGCCCGCAGTCATATGCGGCTTTGAGGCAATGGATATTATTGCATCCATAAGCATTTTATGCAGGCAGCTTACAGGAGAAGTGCCTGTTCAACTCATGAACACATATAAAAGATGCGTATGTGATGCAGGAAATACGCTGGCTCTCCATCTTATAAACGAAGTGTTTCAAATATCTGATGCAAATTGGAGAGGTATTGGAATAATAATAGATTCTGCTTTTACAATAAACAGTGACTTTGAAGAATATGACGCTTTAAAAAAATTTAATATTGAAATACAATCAAGTCCTAATGTTTTCCTCAATCAATGTGATTGTGGGAAAGTACTAATAGGAGAAAAAACGCCGGATATGTGTGTGAACTTTGGACGCAAATGTTCTCCTGAGCATCCTATAGGACCATGTATGGTTTCTTCAGAAGGGGCATGCGCAGCGTACTACAGATATGGAGGTAATAAAGTTTGA
- a CDS encoding HypC/HybG/HupF family hydrogenase formation chaperone gives MCLAIPAKVININEPHAEVDIMGVRKEVNILLIDKPRVGDKVMVHAGFAINRIDDEYFNFLKNALQDMLRGMQ, from the coding sequence ATGTGCCTTGCGATTCCGGCAAAAGTAATCAATATTAATGAACCCCATGCGGAGGTAGATATAATGGGGGTTAGAAAAGAAGTAAATATTTTGTTAATCGACAAGCCAAGAGTTGGTGATAAAGTCATGGTGCATGCAGGATTTGCTATAAATAGAATTGACGACGAGTATTTTAATTTTCTTAAAAATGCTCTTCAAGATATGTTGAGGGGTATGCAATGA
- the hypF gene encoding carbamoyltransferase HypF, protein MNNIKRYVITLAGIVQGVGFRPFVYRTAEGLQLKGWVENHGSKVIVDVEGNEGSIKEFIRILQNEYPSNAVIADFQMRLQQVCGYTDFSIKTSRADDNTANFLSADIAVCESCLKEFNALGNKRFKYPFISCTDCGPRYSIINSLPYDRETISMSKFKMCSQCQGEYSAKDNRRFHAQTNCCSDCGPMLELLDDQGNRVDSLDCISLARELIHKGKILAVKGIGGYHLCCNAEDSEVVQKLRKLKHRPHKPLAIMARNMESIHRICEVSKKEKEILTGSKKPILLLRKKSPEYLPQDIAPNQKSLGVMLPYTPLHFLLFQDEIDYLVMTSGNISGSPICYQDDIAVKTLSAVAEYFLVHNREIIVPVDDAVVKVADEHEVLVRCGRGYAPLTIHIEIKNRILAVGPEQKCSVCITENGFATASQYIGDLNEYKTYKVFSRQIEHFKSLFNYHPDIYACDLNPDYISTRYAKEQVGEKIAVQHHHAHMAGCMAENKLSHKVIGVIYDGTGLGTDGSVWGGEFLVGSLSEYKRAGHLNYVTLQGGDSAVKEPWRCAASYLLSIGVDSHEFLRKIDPFVLDAVNSAIKNKIKCFESSSMGRFFDCVAALCGFQAQITYDAQAAIELESIADKEVCNFYKYSINDTEDGFVLEYEDILKDIIRDIRNKEPKFIISSKFHNTLVEATAECVCKIYEKTAIKDIVLSGGVFENTYLLEKLIFKLRNLKFNVYYNRLTPSNDGGISFGQAVAAGAILKENNYVPCDSGKSNQY, encoded by the coding sequence TTGAATAATATAAAAAGGTACGTTATAACTCTGGCAGGAATTGTACAAGGGGTTGGATTTCGCCCTTTTGTATACAGAACTGCAGAAGGGCTTCAGCTCAAAGGATGGGTTGAAAACCATGGCTCAAAAGTTATAGTAGACGTTGAGGGAAATGAAGGAAGTATCAAAGAGTTTATTCGAATACTTCAAAATGAGTATCCTAGTAATGCTGTAATTGCAGATTTTCAGATGAGATTACAACAAGTTTGTGGATACACTGACTTTTCAATTAAAACCAGCAGGGCTGATGACAATACAGCAAATTTTTTGTCTGCTGATATAGCTGTGTGTGAAAGCTGTTTAAAAGAATTTAACGCATTAGGCAACAAACGGTTTAAGTATCCTTTTATAAGCTGTACAGATTGCGGGCCAAGATACTCTATTATAAACAGCCTTCCCTATGACAGAGAAACCATTTCTATGTCTAAGTTTAAAATGTGTTCACAATGCCAAGGTGAATACAGCGCTAAAGATAACCGACGGTTTCACGCACAAACAAATTGCTGCTCTGACTGCGGGCCAATGCTGGAGCTGCTAGATGATCAAGGTAACAGGGTGGATTCGCTTGATTGCATAAGTCTTGCCAGGGAATTGATTCATAAAGGTAAAATTCTTGCTGTGAAAGGAATAGGAGGATATCACCTATGCTGCAACGCAGAAGATTCAGAGGTAGTGCAAAAACTTCGAAAACTTAAACACAGACCACATAAACCGCTGGCAATAATGGCTCGCAATATGGAATCAATTCATAGAATTTGTGAGGTATCAAAAAAAGAAAAAGAAATCTTAACAGGAAGCAAGAAACCAATCTTATTGCTGCGCAAGAAATCACCGGAGTATTTACCTCAAGATATTGCACCGAATCAAAAAAGTCTTGGAGTTATGTTGCCTTATACACCCCTCCATTTTCTTCTTTTTCAAGATGAAATTGACTATCTTGTTATGACTAGCGGAAATATCAGCGGCTCTCCCATATGCTACCAAGATGATATTGCTGTAAAAACTCTTAGTGCTGTTGCAGAATACTTTTTGGTGCATAATCGTGAGATAATTGTGCCGGTGGATGATGCGGTAGTAAAAGTTGCAGATGAGCATGAGGTGCTTGTTCGATGTGGGCGCGGGTACGCCCCTTTGACAATACATATAGAAATAAAGAACAGGATATTGGCAGTGGGACCTGAGCAAAAATGTTCTGTATGCATTACTGAAAATGGTTTTGCTACAGCAAGCCAGTACATAGGGGATCTAAACGAGTATAAAACGTATAAAGTTTTTAGCAGGCAAATTGAGCATTTTAAAAGTTTGTTTAATTATCATCCAGATATTTACGCTTGCGATTTAAATCCGGATTATATTTCTACACGTTATGCAAAGGAACAAGTAGGCGAAAAAATAGCAGTTCAGCATCATCATGCGCACATGGCTGGCTGCATGGCTGAAAATAAATTGTCGCATAAGGTGATTGGCGTAATATACGATGGAACAGGCTTGGGTACAGATGGTTCGGTATGGGGAGGAGAATTCCTTGTAGGTTCATTATCTGAATATAAAAGGGCAGGCCATTTAAATTATGTAACGCTTCAAGGAGGCGACAGTGCAGTAAAAGAACCGTGGAGGTGCGCCGCATCCTATCTATTATCTATTGGTGTTGATTCTCATGAATTTTTACGCAAAATAGATCCCTTTGTTTTGGATGCGGTTAATTCTGCAATTAAAAATAAAATTAAATGCTTTGAATCCTCCAGCATGGGAAGATTTTTTGACTGTGTTGCAGCACTATGCGGGTTTCAAGCACAAATAACTTATGATGCACAAGCTGCTATTGAATTAGAAAGCATAGCTGATAAAGAAGTTTGTAACTTTTATAAATATTCAATTAATGATACCGAAGATGGTTTTGTGCTGGAATATGAAGATATTCTAAAAGATATTATAAGAGACATTAGAAATAAAGAACCAAAGTTCATTATATCATCAAAATTTCATAACACCTTAGTTGAAGCCACAGCTGAATGTGTATGCAAAATTTACGAAAAAACAGCAATAAAAGATATTGTGCTGAGCGGAGGAGTTTTTGAAAATACATACTTACTTGAAAAACTTATATTTAAGCTTAGAAATTTGAAATTTAACGTTTATTATAATCGGCTTACACCATCAAATGACGGAGGAATTTCTTTCGGACAGGCGGTGGCGGCTGGTGCTATTTTGAAGGAGAATAATTATGTGCCTTGCGATTCCGGCAAAAGTAATCAATATTAA
- a CDS encoding hydrogenase maturation protease, whose product MFVIGIGSCVMRDDGIGSKVVGAIQDNLSTRGIDSLVGETDFQCCFDEIKPEDFLIIIDAMTQEKEPGSVDIMLLSYALKNRRRLRTQHEFSLFDLIDLYHPKSQGYLIGIEAAEIGFGFELSEPLQKSFDKICNIVLTTILNIKEEIDNA is encoded by the coding sequence ATGTTTGTGATAGGTATTGGAAGCTGTGTTATGCGTGACGATGGAATAGGATCAAAGGTTGTTGGTGCTATTCAAGATAATCTCAGCACGCGTGGTATTGATTCATTAGTTGGAGAAACAGATTTTCAATGTTGTTTTGATGAAATTAAGCCTGAGGATTTTTTAATTATAATTGATGCTATGACACAGGAAAAAGAACCTGGCAGTGTTGATATAATGCTTCTCAGTTACGCATTAAAAAATCGCCGAAGGTTACGTACACAACACGAATTCAGCCTTTTTGACTTAATTGACTTGTATCATCCGAAATCACAAGGTTATTTAATTGGTATTGAAGCAGCTGAAATAGGCTTTGGATTTGAGCTAAGCGAACCGCTTCAAAAATCATTTGATAAGATTTGCAATATTGTTTTAACAACAATTTTAAATATAAAGGAGGAAATTGACAATGCATGA
- a CDS encoding nickel-dependent hydrogenase large subunit, which yields MKRVKISPVTRISGFMEIDAIIGNNTVTDAKTEGLLFRGFEKMLEGRSPFDAVYFTQRICGICSAAHSMASTLALEDAFGIIPSQQGRYLRDIIHGCEFLQNHIRHFYQYTAPDFIKLPEGNTLFETNHNDFRLPKQKNDLIVQHYFDSLVYSRNAHEMLAVLGGKAPHNHGVFIGGITSQATQEKILQLRSLLQNIREFICNKMIPDAYTIAEYYEEYFRIGRGYGNLLSFGCFNEYEKLGTLYVNPLAYSGGKIVELNPAEITENIYSSWYIANEDTYTPYQTIPEPDMDKIDAYSWVKAPRYRGLPYEVGPLARMWLCGEYRNGISTMDRTLARVLEAAKIADIILTLLNNVIPGISVQKEYEVPENAKGAGLIDTTRGALGHWMKIENSVISLYQIITPSAWNLSTRSEDNLPGPGEKALIGTIIQNTDSPVEIGRIIRSFDPCVSCATHVYTNGSLIKTMKVVP from the coding sequence ATGAAGAGAGTAAAAATTAGTCCTGTTACCCGAATTAGCGGGTTTATGGAAATCGATGCGATCATTGGCAATAATACTGTAACAGATGCAAAAACAGAAGGTTTGCTTTTCAGGGGCTTTGAAAAAATGCTGGAGGGGAGAAGCCCCTTTGATGCCGTATATTTTACTCAAAGAATATGCGGTATTTGTTCAGCTGCTCATTCAATGGCATCAACTCTGGCGCTGGAGGATGCTTTTGGTATTATTCCTTCTCAACAGGGCAGATATTTGAGAGATATAATTCATGGATGCGAATTTCTTCAAAACCACATAAGACATTTTTATCAGTACACGGCACCTGATTTTATAAAGCTGCCTGAAGGCAATACGCTTTTTGAAACTAACCACAATGACTTTAGGTTGCCAAAACAAAAAAATGATTTAATTGTACAGCATTATTTTGATTCTCTCGTGTATAGCAGAAATGCGCATGAAATGCTGGCTGTTTTAGGAGGAAAAGCTCCGCATAACCATGGAGTTTTTATCGGCGGAATTACATCGCAGGCAACGCAGGAGAAAATATTGCAGTTACGATCTCTTCTGCAAAATATTAGAGAATTTATCTGCAATAAAATGATACCCGATGCTTATACCATTGCTGAATACTATGAAGAGTATTTTAGAATTGGACGAGGTTACGGAAATCTTCTCAGTTTTGGCTGTTTTAATGAATATGAAAAGCTTGGAACTCTTTATGTTAATCCTTTAGCGTACAGCGGAGGCAAGATTGTGGAACTTAATCCGGCAGAAATTACTGAAAATATTTACTCATCATGGTACATAGCAAACGAAGATACTTATACGCCATATCAAACAATTCCTGAACCTGATATGGATAAAATTGATGCATACTCGTGGGTGAAAGCTCCAAGGTATAGAGGACTTCCTTATGAGGTTGGGCCGTTGGCAAGAATGTGGCTTTGCGGCGAATACAGAAACGGAATATCTACAATGGACAGAACTTTGGCCAGAGTTCTTGAAGCCGCAAAAATAGCAGATATTATTCTTACGCTTCTTAATAACGTTATTCCAGGAATTTCTGTTCAAAAAGAATATGAAGTCCCTGAGAATGCTAAAGGTGCAGGTTTGATTGACACTACGCGAGGGGCTTTGGGTCATTGGATGAAAATTGAAAACAGCGTAATATCGCTTTATCAGATTATCACTCCATCTGCATGGAATCTTTCAACGAGAAGTGAAGATAATTTACCTGGCCCTGGAGAAAAGGCGTTGATTGGTACAATAATACAGAACACAGACTCTCCGGTAGAGATTGGAAGAATTATACGCTCCTTTGACCCATGTGTTTCTTGTGCTACTCACGTTTATACAAATGGTAGTTTAATTAAAACTATGAAGGTAGTGCCATGA
- a CDS encoding hydrogenase small subunit: protein MNEKISICPNFYTRLETTSLLVHKVIDSVKQNKIKKRNLIWFELTGCSGNIISLLDGANPDFKSLATQMVNFIYDNSLMAAEGEDAMEKLFSVIDDDYILAVEGAVSTKNNGLYNIIGRWRGQPVTAYDAIKKFGEKAAYVIAVGTCASDGGISAARPNPAQCVGIQSLLNKKVIKLPGCPCHPDWFMGTLAYIMLFGEPELDSRQRPIMLYSTLIHDICPRRKYFDSGIFASKLGEKTCMFKIGCRGPVTRVDCPVRKWNEGVNWPIEDDSPCIGCAMFGFPDKMEPFISYDTT, encoded by the coding sequence ATGAATGAAAAAATTAGTATTTGTCCGAATTTTTACACTAGGTTAGAGACGACATCTTTGCTTGTTCATAAAGTAATAGATTCTGTTAAACAAAATAAAATAAAAAAAAGAAATTTAATATGGTTTGAGCTTACAGGATGTTCAGGAAATATTATTTCCCTTCTGGATGGGGCAAACCCGGATTTTAAAAGTCTGGCCACTCAAATGGTAAATTTTATTTATGACAATAGTCTAATGGCAGCTGAAGGTGAAGACGCCATGGAAAAATTGTTTAGTGTTATCGATGACGACTACATATTAGCTGTTGAGGGCGCTGTTTCGACGAAGAATAACGGATTGTACAATATTATCGGAAGGTGGAGAGGCCAGCCTGTAACTGCATATGACGCAATTAAAAAATTTGGGGAAAAGGCTGCTTATGTTATAGCTGTGGGTACATGTGCTTCCGACGGAGGTATTTCTGCGGCAAGGCCAAATCCGGCTCAATGTGTGGGCATTCAAAGCTTACTAAACAAAAAGGTTATAAAGCTTCCGGGTTGTCCATGTCACCCTGACTGGTTTATGGGAACACTTGCTTACATAATGCTTTTTGGAGAACCGGAATTGGATAGCAGGCAACGTCCGATTATGCTTTATAGCACGTTAATTCATGATATATGTCCAAGGAGAAAATATTTTGACAGCGGGATTTTTGCATCGAAACTTGGAGAAAAAACCTGCATGTTTAAGATTGGATGCAGAGGTCCGGTCACAAGAGTTGACTGCCCCGTCAGAAAGTGGAATGAGGGTGTAAACTGGCCTATTGAGGATGATAGTCCTTGCATTGGCTGTGCCATGTTTGGGTTTCCTGATAAAATGGAACCATTTATTAGTTACGATACTACATAG
- a CDS encoding cytochrome b5 domain-containing protein, translating into MKNSEILINLINDNLNEINDIIDCLYITPNSCAKNKLLNRLRKNISNITTLVQGLEDSDSTNILQPDTTRIFTEAELSTYNGRNGNPAYVAVNGVVYDITNNAAWGGATHFGLSAGTDVTNQFASCHAGQPVLNKLKVVGKMVE; encoded by the coding sequence ATGAAAAATAGTGAAATTTTGATAAATTTAATAAACGATAATTTAAATGAAATAAATGACATAATCGATTGTTTATATATAACCCCAAATTCTTGCGCTAAAAATAAGCTTTTAAATCGCCTGCGCAAAAATATATCCAATATTACCACTCTGGTTCAAGGTCTGGAGGATAGTGATAGTACTAATATTTTACAACCAGATACAACCAGAATATTTACGGAAGCTGAACTATCAACATATAACGGCAGGAACGGAAATCCGGCGTATGTGGCAGTAAATGGCGTTGTATATGATATAACGAATAATGCGGCTTGGGGAGGAGCGACTCATTTTGGACTTTCGGCCGGTACTGACGTAACCAATCAGTTTGCTTCATGTCACGCAGGTCAGCCGGTTCTAAATAAATTGAAGGTGGTTGGGAAGATGGTAGAATGA
- a CDS encoding ABC transporter ATP-binding protein, giving the protein MSFLALENINYSIGKNKLLKNINLNIEKGQLFSILGPSGAGKTTALRVITGAIAPDSGRVILDNNAINHVPMEKRQIVMVHQSNKLFPHLSVQDNIQFGMKMKKLSQSRIDKKTDELMDFFNMNGHLNKYPSQLSGGQQQMVALMRAVAVEPKVLLLDEPFTGLDNNLKIYIRDFILKIHKKFNTTIVMITHDKEDAFLMSDKIAFMFDGEIVLTESPENLCKKTNVSAVNNFLGDIILLDDGKIVFSDKIVSIT; this is encoded by the coding sequence ATGAGCTTTTTAGCTTTAGAAAATATAAATTATTCTATAGGAAAAAATAAACTTTTAAAAAATATCAACTTAAATATTGAAAAAGGACAGTTGTTTTCCATATTAGGGCCCAGCGGAGCAGGCAAGACAACTGCACTGAGGGTAATCACAGGAGCTATTGCCCCTGACAGCGGCAGGGTTATATTGGACAATAACGCTATAAATCATGTGCCCATGGAAAAAAGGCAGATTGTTATGGTTCATCAATCAAATAAACTGTTTCCTCACTTAAGTGTGCAGGATAATATTCAGTTTGGAATGAAGATGAAGAAATTAAGCCAAAGCCGTATTGATAAAAAGACAGATGAATTAATGGACTTTTTTAATATGAATGGACATTTAAACAAATATCCTTCACAGCTTTCAGGCGGTCAGCAGCAAATGGTGGCTTTAATGAGGGCAGTGGCTGTTGAACCAAAGGTACTGCTCTTAGATGAACCCTTCACAGGTCTTGACAATAATCTGAAAATTTATATTCGTGATTTTATTTTAAAAATACATAAGAAATTTAATACAACCATTGTTATGATCACCCACGACAAAGAAGATGCATTTTTAATGAGCGACAAAATAGCTTTTATGTTTGATGGTGAAATAGTGTTAACAGAATCGCCTGAGAATTTGTGCAAAAAAACAAATGTAAGTGCGGTGAACAATTTTCTTGGGGACATAATATTGCTAGATGACGGAAAAATTGTGTTTTCTGATAAAATAGTTAGCATAACGTAA
- a CDS encoding ABC transporter permease: MKILNKIIFIVIMIFLLLPLVSMILWSFFSSWGAENLLPQNFTIRGFAYFFNSQDCIIALKSVVYSLQVAFISLILSIMLSRFFITTDFKYKIQLESLFYLPMLLPVVSVCIGSHKMFLSLFSGCSGLIVILLHIYFSLPYSFKIVYSCYEVWGIEQEHIARGLGASRWKSFYLINVPIYLKGYVTSFIMAFIISYSQYFINFFIGDSRFVNFSMIMTPYITGSDRNISSVYTLMYILYGIIVMALCSLIEKSFNKGKIL, from the coding sequence ATGAAAATATTAAATAAAATTATATTTATTGTTATTATGATATTTCTTTTGTTACCTCTTGTATCAATGATTTTATGGTCGTTTTTTTCAAGTTGGGGAGCTGAAAATCTGCTTCCGCAAAATTTTACAATAAGAGGTTTTGCATATTTTTTTAATTCTCAAGACTGTATAATTGCATTAAAGTCAGTGGTGTATTCATTGCAGGTAGCATTTATTTCTTTGATTTTAAGCATAATGCTTTCTAGATTTTTTATAACAACGGATTTTAAATATAAAATTCAGCTTGAAAGCTTGTTTTACCTTCCAATGCTTCTACCTGTTGTCAGCGTATGCATTGGAAGCCATAAAATGTTTCTTAGCTTATTTTCCGGATGCAGTGGACTCATAGTAATATTGCTTCACATATATTTTTCTCTGCCTTATTCCTTTAAAATAGTTTATTCATGCTATGAAGTTTGGGGAATTGAGCAGGAGCACATAGCCAGAGGTCTGGGTGCTTCAAGGTGGAAGTCTTTTTATTTAATCAATGTGCCAATTTATTTAAAGGGTTATGTTACAAGCTTTATTATGGCATTTATAATTTCGTATTCACAGTACTTTATAAATTTCTTCATAGGAGATTCAAGGTTTGTAAATTTCTCCATGATAATGACACCTTACATTACAGGTTCTGACAGAAACATTTCATCAGTGTATACTTTAATGTACATATTGTATGGTATAATAGTAATGGCACTATGTTCGCTAATTGAAAAATCATTTAACAAAGGAAAAATACTATGA